From the genome of Phycicoccus duodecadis:
GTGGGCCCACGGGCCGCTGAGGTCGGGCGGGCGGACCGCGGCGGCGAGCGCGGCGGCGGCTCCAGGCGCGGCGAGCCGGCGGAGGGCCTCGACCAGCGCCGGGCGGTCGGCGGGGGGCACGAGCAGGCCGTCGACCCCGTCACGGACCTGGCGCGGGAAGGTGCCGACGGCGCTGGCGAGCACCGGCAGCCCGTGGGCGCGCGCCAGCAGGACGTTCTGCGAGGCGGTGGCCGAGCGGTAGGGCAGCACCACGGCGTCGTGGCGCGCCATCAGCCCGGCGATGCGTTCGGACGGCACGTAGCCGCCGTGCACCTCGACGCGCCCCGCCAGGCGGGGGTCGGCGGCCAGCTCGCGCACCCGGCGCCCGGCATCCCCCCAGAGCTCGCCGGCCACGGTGAGGGTGGCGTCGGGGACGTCGCGCAGGGCGTCGACGAGCAGGTCGAGGCCCTTGTACTCGCGCACGATGCCGAGCGAGAGCAGGCGCACGGGGCCGTCATGGGGCGGGCGCGGCTCGCGCTCCCCACCCGGCAGGTGCGGCGGCAGGTCGACCTCGCGGACCCGGCGGGCGCCGAGCTCGGCGGCCAGGCGGGCCTGCTCGTCGGAGTGCACGACGACGGCGTCGGCCCGGCGCAGGAGCGATGAGACCAGCGGGCGGTCGCCGGGGCCGGGCTCGTGCGGCAGGACGTTGTGGGCGACGACGACGACCCGCGGCCCGGGGCCCCCGGGACCGCGCGAGCCGTTCCCGCTCCCGCCCACTCCCGCCGCCCGCAGCAGGGCCAGGTGGGCCGGGACGACGACGGGGACGACGTGCACGACGACGATGACGTCGACGTCGCGCAGCCGCCGGCCGGCCCGGACCCAGGTGTCGGGGCGCGCCCACGACAGCACCCGCAGCGTGCGCGGGAACGGCGGCACGTCGGGTGCGCCCCCGGGGACGGCCTGCTCGCCGGGGTAGAGCAGCGCCGGGTAGAGGTGGCTCCAGGAGACCAGGGTGACGTCGTGGCCGGCGTCGGCCAGCTCGTGCGCCAGCGTGGTGGTGTGCGAGGCGACCCCGCCCTTGAAGGGGTGGGTGGGCCCGACGATGGCCACCCGCAGGGACGCGTCGGAGCCGGTGGGCGGCGTCGCGGCGCCACCCTCCCCCGGCTCAGACACCGTCGCGGGACCGGACGACGAGGTCGGAGAGCAGCGCCAGCGAGGCGATCATCATCCCCGCGACGACGAGCAGCACCGTGCTGGCCGGGAAGTAGAACGGGTGGCGCACCATGTCGACGACGGCCTTGACGACGCCGAGCGCGATCATCCAGAGGGCCGGCGGCATCAGGACCTTGAGCGGGTCGAAGTACATGACCATGCGCAGGACCTGGAGGATGTAGCGGTAGGCGTCGCCGACGAAGTGGAACTTGCTGACGCCGGCGCGCTTGGCGTACGAGGTCTCGACGTACTTGATGTCGTGCTGGTTGCTCAGGAACGCGATGGTGATGGTCGTGACGCACGAGAAGCCCGCGGGGAGCAGGCGCAGGTAGGGCAGCGACACGTCGCGCCGGAACGCGCGCAGGCCCGAGTTCAGGTCGGGGATGCGGGTCTTGGTGAGCCACTCGGCGATCTTGCGGATCAGCCACTTCGCCGGGACGCGCGCCCACTTGTGGGTGCCCTCCTCGGTGGTCCGGGCGCCGACGACCTGGTCGTAGGTGGGGTCGTCGCGCAGGATGCGCACCAGCTCGGGGATGCGCTCGTTCTCGTAGGTCATGTCGGCGTCGGTCCAGACCACGATCTCGCCGCGGGCCTGCTGGGTGCCGATGCGCCGGGCCGTGCCGGAGCCGCCGTTGCGGCGGAACGGCAGGACGCGGATGGCGGGGTAGTGCGCCTGGGCGTCGCGCAGCACCTGGAGGGTGTCGTCGGTGCTGGCGTCGTCGATGCAGAGGATCTCGTAGGTGAGCTCGGACTCCTCGAGCACCGCGCTGATGCGGTCGATCTCCTTCAGCACGTGCGCGCCCTCGTTGTAGCAGGGCAGGACCACCGTGACGTAGGGGGCGGGGCCGGCGCCCCCGGGGCCGTCCTCGATGACGTACCCGGTGCTGGTGCGGGCCGGTGCGCTGCTGGGGTGGGCCGCGGGGTCGTTGCCGCGGCCGGCCATCTCGCCGGTGCGCGGGTCGATCAGCTCGGTCACGGGGGCTGGGGACGCCATCGGGTCAGGGTGCTCGTTCATCGCTCGCGAGCCTACCGGCGCCCGCGCCCGTCCCCCGTCCTCGACGACCCCGGACCAGGCGCGGGCGGTCGACCGGTGGCGTCAGGCGCGGTCGATGAGGCGGGCCACGGCCTTCTCGATGGCCGCCTGCCGCTTGGAGTCGTCGGGGTACGACCGGCGCAGGGTGGCCGCGATCGTCTCGCCGTCCTCGTACTGCTCGATCACGCGCGGGTCGATGTAGGACTTCCGGGCGATGGTGGGCGTGTTGCCGAGGTAGGCCGAGACCTCCTCGACCGCGGCCTTCACGGCCCGCTTCCGCGAGGCCTGGGTGTCGCCCTTCTCGGGGGACTCGGCGAGCGACACGGCCGCCAGCACCGTGGCGTGCCAGGTGCGGAAGTCCTTGGCCGTGAGGTCCTCGGCCACCATCGCGGAGATGTACTCGTTGACGGCCGAGGCCGCGAGGTCGGCCCACGCGGCCTCGCCCTTGTAGGCCAGCAGCCGGGTCGAGCCGCCGCGGCGGCGGCGCATGTAGTTGAGCGACTCGATGACCTGCGGGTCGCTGATCGTGATCGAGTGCTCGATGCCGGACTTGCCGACGAAGCTGAACACCAGGTCGGACCCCACCCGGCGCACGTGCCGGCGCTCGAGGGTCGTCAGGCCGAACGAGCCGTTGGCGTCGGTGTAGGCGTCCGAGCCGATCCGGAAGTACCCGAGGTCGAGCAGCCGGGTGGCCGTGGCCGCGGCCCGGGCCAGCGGCATCCCCTCGGCCTGGAGGTCCTGGATGATCAGCTCGCGCGCCTTGGCCAGCCGCACGCCGGCCCCCTTGACCCGGTCGAACTTCAGCTCGTCGCGCTTGGCCCGCCACACCGGGTGGTAGAGGTACTGGCGCCGGCCCGCGGCATCGGTGCCGATGGCCTGGATGTGGCCGTTCGCGTAGGGGCAGATCCAGACGTCCTCCCACGCCGGCGGGATGGCGAGGCTCCGGATGCGCTCGACCTCGGCCTTGGGGAGCGCCTCACCCCCGGCGTCGCGGTACGAGAAGCCCTTGCCCGCCCGCTTGCGGGTCCAGCCCGCCGACCGCGGGGACACCCGCCGCAACCTCGCCATGGCCGGACCCTACCCACGCCGCGTCCCCCACAACCGTGCCTCCGCTGTGGTTCGACGGCGGCGGGCGTTTTGGCCGGTGTCCGCCCCGTGTGCGACGGTGGCACCATGTCAGGCCTCTCGACCGACGCCGTCTCCGACCTCCTGCGCGAGGTCGCCGCCGAGGTCATCACGCCCCGCTTCCGCTCCCTCGGCGAGGGCGAGGTCATGGAGAAGAACCCCGGCGACCTCGTCACCGTGGCCGACCGCGAGGCCGAGGTGCTCATCTCGGCCGCCCTGCGCGCCGCGTACCCCGACGCCGCGATCCTCGGCGAGGAGGCGTACGCCGCCGACCACGGCCTCATGGACCGTTACCTCACGGCCGGGCACGCCTTCACCGTCGACCCCGTCGACGGCACCAAGAACTTCGTCAACGGCTCCCCCGACCACGCCGTGATGGTGGCCGAGGTCGTCGGCGGGCGGACCGTGCGCGCCTGGATCCACCAGCCCGAGCACGGCGTCACGTGGAGCGCCGAACAGGGCGCGGGCACCTACCGCGACGGCGAGCGGATGACCTGCACGCCCGTCCCCGAAAGCCGTGCGCCGCAGGGCGTCACCTCGATGTGGCCGCTGCGCGGGCACGCCCTCGAGGGCCTGCCCCCGATGCGCCTGTCGTGGGTCTGCTGCGGCGTCGACTACCCCAAACTCATCGAGGGCGCCACCGACTACATCGTGTACTCGCGCTCGAACCCCTGGGACCACGCGCCCGGCACGCTCCTCGTCACCGAGGCCGGCGGCGCGGTCGTGCACCCCGACGGCTCGCCCTACGGCCCCCAGTCGACCCGCCCGGGCCTCATCGTGGCGGTCGACGCGCACACCCGCGGCGCCGTGCAGCGCCGGGCCCAGGAGGCCTTCCGCCGGGCCTGACCGCGGTCAGGGCGCCGGCACCGGCGCGACGTACACCTGGATCCGCCCCAGGTCGAAGCGCCGCGGCGGACGGTCGAGGGCGTGCTCCTCCTCGGGGAAGCGGATGTCGACGAGCTCGCGCGGCGTGAGCCCCAGCGACTCGACCGCGTCCGGCCCGTCGGCCGAGAGCACCACCAGCCGGTGCCCGGACGCCGCTGCTCCGCGCGCCAGATC
Proteins encoded in this window:
- a CDS encoding glycosyltransferase family 4 protein codes for the protein MSEPGEGGAATPPTGSDASLRVAIVGPTHPFKGGVASHTTTLAHELADAGHDVTLVSWSHLYPALLYPGEQAVPGGAPDVPPFPRTLRVLSWARPDTWVRAGRRLRDVDVIVVVHVVPVVVPAHLALLRAAGVGGSGNGSRGPGGPGPRVVVVAHNVLPHEPGPGDRPLVSSLLRRADAVVVHSDEQARLAAELGARRVREVDLPPHLPGGEREPRPPHDGPVRLLSLGIVREYKGLDLLVDALRDVPDATLTVAGELWGDAGRRVRELAADPRLAGRVEVHGGYVPSERIAGLMARHDAVVLPYRSATASQNVLLARAHGLPVLASAVGTFPRQVRDGVDGLLVPPADRPALVEALRRLAAPGAAAALAAAVRPPDLSGPWAHYVGAIEALAAPPAFDDDAPVHPPMGRVARLRSTVAGLRARRGPVLELTPRDLPDQLRATDLLTVDTEAVEAVETARLLGLPRAKDPVAAWAALGAVAALVRVLDDRGRTGVVVDESGGGSPFSRWARALGFAPVELELTGRRAAIEVLDVDTASLDVVARLHPGGCTASDVAHVVGQASWALRSGGLLLLTVPIGDDDPDFAVRPADVRGVLARADDLGLTLVGDVDGDVLGRMREARASFGGSDSPAYAVLRLTFRRR
- a CDS encoding glycosyltransferase family 2 protein — translated: MNEHPDPMASPAPVTELIDPRTGEMAGRGNDPAAHPSSAPARTSTGYVIEDGPGGAGPAPYVTVVLPCYNEGAHVLKEIDRISAVLEESELTYEILCIDDASTDDTLQVLRDAQAHYPAIRVLPFRRNGGSGTARRIGTQQARGEIVVWTDADMTYENERIPELVRILRDDPTYDQVVGARTTEEGTHKWARVPAKWLIRKIAEWLTKTRIPDLNSGLRAFRRDVSLPYLRLLPAGFSCVTTITIAFLSNQHDIKYVETSYAKRAGVSKFHFVGDAYRYILQVLRMVMYFDPLKVLMPPALWMIALGVVKAVVDMVRHPFYFPASTVLLVVAGMMIASLALLSDLVVRSRDGV
- a CDS encoding DNA topoisomerase IB, with the translated sequence MSPRSAGWTRKRAGKGFSYRDAGGEALPKAEVERIRSLAIPPAWEDVWICPYANGHIQAIGTDAAGRRQYLYHPVWRAKRDELKFDRVKGAGVRLAKARELIIQDLQAEGMPLARAAATATRLLDLGYFRIGSDAYTDANGSFGLTTLERRHVRRVGSDLVFSFVGKSGIEHSITISDPQVIESLNYMRRRRGGSTRLLAYKGEAAWADLAASAVNEYISAMVAEDLTAKDFRTWHATVLAAVSLAESPEKGDTQASRKRAVKAAVEEVSAYLGNTPTIARKSYIDPRVIEQYEDGETIAATLRRSYPDDSKRQAAIEKAVARLIDRA
- a CDS encoding inositol monophosphatase family protein, producing MSGLSTDAVSDLLREVAAEVITPRFRSLGEGEVMEKNPGDLVTVADREAEVLISAALRAAYPDAAILGEEAYAADHGLMDRYLTAGHAFTVDPVDGTKNFVNGSPDHAVMVAEVVGGRTVRAWIHQPEHGVTWSAEQGAGTYRDGERMTCTPVPESRAPQGVTSMWPLRGHALEGLPPMRLSWVCCGVDYPKLIEGATDYIVYSRSNPWDHAPGTLLVTEAGGAVVHPDGSPYGPQSTRPGLIVAVDAHTRGAVQRRAQEAFRRA